In the Alligator mississippiensis isolate rAllMis1 chromosome 7, rAllMis1, whole genome shotgun sequence genome, one interval contains:
- the AHSG gene encoding alpha-2-HS-glycoprotein, translating into MKAFVALILLVQIAVYQTKPHGPKPIGPSPPLGMRDCDSPEGEEAAAVAVDYINAHHAHGYKYALNRIEKLRVLPTGPSSERVILELDLLETKCHVLNPLPLENCTVRELTGHAVEGDCDVKLLRKDGKLSVLAAHCHSSPDSAEDIIKICPDCALLIPLNDTQVVKAVELLLDQYHSTNDVYFTLVEIARAQMQAPNTIIVEFAISATNCSSKDASEHAEACQALSGDQTTFGFCVGSVMHVPNENIHVECEVYAPQPDVVHPVLAKDTVGLLSVPVHGFSHHNLRHSHSSHFNDSSESNSAEVSVACTLSPKLVVKRTVSEPEHPGGVLDPLHPGCPGRVRHFRI; encoded by the exons ATGAAGGCATTCGTAGCTTTAATATTGCTTGTTCAGATTGCAGTCTACCAAACTAAGCCACATGGGCCTAAACCAATTGGGCCATCACCTCCCTTAGGTATGAGGGACTGTGATAGCCCAGAAggggaggaagcagctgcagtagcTGTGGACTACATCAACGCCCACCATGCTCATGGATACAAGTATGCTTTAAACAGAATCGAGAAACTGCGTGTCTTGCCCACG ggGCCTAGTAGTGAGAGAGTGATACTCGAGCTCGACTTACTGGAAACCAAGTGTCACGTTTTGAACCCTCTGCCTCTTGAAAACTGTACTGTACGGGAACTGACTGGTCAT GCTGTTGAAGGAGACTGTGATGTTAAATTGCTCAGGAAGGATGGAAAGCTCTCTGTATTAGCTGCACACTGTCACTCATCTCCAG actcagCTGAAGACATCATTAAAATCTGCCCTGACTGTGCATTACTGATTCCATTAAATGATACTCAGGTGGTGAAGGCAGTTGAACTCCTCCTTGACCAGTATCACAGCACAAATGATGTCTACTTTACGCTCGTTGAGATTGCACGAGCTCAGATGCAG GCCCCTAATACCATCATTGTCGAGTTTGCAATTTCTGCCACTAACTGCTCAAGCAAAGATGCCAGTGAACATGCGGAGGCCTGTCAGGCGCTATCTGGGGATCAAACT ACATTTGGCTTCTGTGTTGGATCAGTCATGCACGTTCCCAACGAAAACATACACGTGGAGTGTGAAGTCTATGCTCCTCAG CCTGACGTTGTCCATCCTGTCCTGGCTAAAGATACTGTAGGACTGCTTTCCGTTCCTGTACATGGCTTCAGCCACCACAACCTCAGGCATTCCCATAGCAGCCATTTCAATGACTCTTCAGAGTCCAACTCTGCAGAAGTTTCTGTTGCTTGCACCTTATCACCGAAGCTTGTGGTCAAAAGAACAGTTTCTGAGCCAGAACATCCAGGAGGCGTACTAGATCCTCTTCATCCTGGATGCCCTGGCAGGGTACGCCATTTCCGTATCTAG
- the LOC106740441 gene encoding fetuin-B-like: MKVILLLACVWMVDGGTPLLPLHPVPCNARIAEKTARLAISYINEDRTEGYKLSLNRINRVFGSHQGAAGKVYYLDLDVLETKCYIRSALPWEDCDIRPFVETKVSGTCRAIVHIKPDVSAITCGYNCSLAPDAKENITSICPECLTFITPDSRESMKAVNLTLNKFNKESDESRYFAAAKVIRALSSTLTQPGQDYHVEFTIEETDCIKGRDGIGRSCTFKSPETARTGFCVGDVYIKDGADVEASCELYDPKGPNDAPQGNASGGSLDATPDPTCAPGSPEQTTQTQKPTGDHRLNVKPHRRPVFGRRESSSESESSEERRITFVHTRVSRKHPQHTSPALQPSPHSTSNSKVPSAAFLESFPELPPHQPTCPGRAIHITL, encoded by the exons ATGAAGGTGATCCTGCTACTAGCATGCGTGTGGATGGTAGACGGCGGGACCCCATTACTTCCATTGCATCCAGTTCCCTGTAATGCAAGAATTGCTGAGAAAACAGCGCGCTTGGCTATTAGTTATATAAATGAAGATCGAACTGAGGGTTACAAACTCAGCTTAAACAGAATCAATAGAGTGTTTGGGAGCCACCAG GGGGCTGCAGGAAAAGTTTACTACCTGGATCTGGATGTGCTGGAAACCAAATGTTACATTAGAAGTGCTTTACCTTGGGAGGATTGTGACATCCGTCCTTTTGTGGAAACA AAGGTGTCTGGGACTTGCCGTGCTATAGTACACATCAAGCCTGATGTCTCCGCTATAACTTGTGGTTACAACTGCAGCTTAGCTCCAG ATGCTAAGGAGAATATCACCAGTATCTGTCCGGAGTGCCTCACATTTATCACTCCAGACAGCCGGGAATCAATGAAGGCTGTGAATCTGACTCTTAACAAATTCAACAAAGAAAGCGATGAGTCCCGCTACTTTGCTGCAGCAAAAGTCATCAGAGCCCTAAGTTCG ACTTTGACTCAGCCCGGCCAGGATTATCACGTAGAATTCACCATCGAAGAGACTGACTGCATCAAAGGCCGTGACGGCATTGGGAGAAGCTGCACATTTAAGTCTCCTGAAACAGCT CGGACAGGTTTCTGCGTTGGTGATGTCTATATAAAGGACGGCGCTGATGTTGAGGCCTCTTGCGAACTCTATGATCCAAAG GGTCCAAATGATGCTCCCCAGGGTAATGCCAGTGGTGGCTCTTTGGATGCCACACCAGATCCTACATGTGCTcctggcagcccagagcagaCCACACAAACTCAGAAGCCAACTGGTGATCACCGACTGAATGTCAAGCCACATCGTCGCCCAGTGTTTGGGCGAAGGGAATCATCCTCAGAATCGGAGTCCTCCGAGGAGAGAAGAATAACCTTTGTTCACACAAGAGTTTCCAGAAAACATCCTCAGcacaccagccctgctctccagccttCGCCGCATTCAACAAGCAACTCCAAGGTACCATCCGCAGCCTTTTTAGAGTCCTTTCCTGAGCTCCCGCCTCATCAGCCAACCTGTCCAGGTAGAGCCATTCACATCACCTTATAG